The Panicum hallii strain FIL2 chromosome 5, PHallii_v3.1, whole genome shotgun sequence genome contains the following window.
CTCCGTGTTCTGCCTATGCCCATTGGGCTGGGCACCGTGGAGTCCCAGGCTAGTGGAAGCCGTGGTCTTTGGCTGCATCCCGGTGATCATCGCAGATGACATTGTCCTGCCCTTCGCGGACGCCATCCCTTGGGAGGAGATCGGTGTGTTCGTCGCCGAGGAGGATGTCCCAAAGCTGGACAGCATCCTGACGTCCATTCCCACAGATGTTATACTGAGGAAGCAAAGACTTCTCGCCAATCCGTCCATGAAGCAGGCCATGCTGTTCCCCCAGCCTGCTCAGGCGGGAGATGCATTCCACCAGATCCTGAACGGGCTCGCGCGCAAGCTCCCGCACGGTGACAACGTCTTCCTCAAGCCCGGGGAGAGGATCCTGAACTGGACCGCTGGACCACCGGGCGACCTGAAGCCTTGGTAGCATCTGGCATATTACTAGAACTTTTTGGAAAAGGAAGGTTGGGGACATGATGATATACGTGCGCCTTTGATATTACGTATAGCTGAATTACCAGTGCTGACCACAAGCCAAATGTACATTTTTGTATGTTCTTTACCTCTAGCTGTTATACTATATATCttcatttcttcttcttcttttttcccaATTTTATTAGGTGATGAGAATGTCAGCCTCGCCGATCATATGTGGATATCATAATCGAAAATTACAAGATTTTACTCATGCTGAATGCTTGATCTCATCTTATTATACTCAATGCCAACTGCCATCAATCCCCTTGTCCATCTTTTTCGTGCTGCATGCATGACCTGGCTGATTTTGGTTTCCCATTTTTATTTGTCTCTAAACAAGTTCGGTTGTAAAGGTGAATTTGCTGTCTAAAGCAAGACCACGGAGGAGCAGGTGTGATTTGCGGATCACACTGATCAGGCAGAGCATGTCGCTGTGGTCTTTATCCGGCAAGATGTGATGTGACTACAGTAACCTAGAGAAAGATTGGTGGTTGCTACTGTAAACAGGAGGCTAGCTGGGACTCGATGGATTAGAAATGGAGTCCGCATCAGCGCTGTTGTTTTCGTCCATGAGGTCATCAGCTATTATCAATCGCACAAATTCTTAAAATATTTGTGAATTATGAATCAAAACATGCACATAGTTTGACTAACTGTTGGTCCTAGCTGTTCGTATacttgaaaatagtttgacAATGTCAATCCTAACACGTCCTATAGAAAAGatggaggaaaaaaaaaggagcgAGCTGTATCGTCACCCTTCACCTGCATTTGATTTGAGAGATGTCGACGAACACAGAGATAAACAATTACAATTATCATCGAGAAATCACCAAACTAGGTTTTCTATTCAGTTCAGGGCCGCGTTCGTACGTGCCACCTATTTCGAACTTGTTTTCCGGGTGCAAATAGTACTCCGCGACAAAAGAAAGCCGGCGAGGCGTGAATGTGAATGGTCAGTGGGGTCAACGAAGGGGAGGGAGGATTCTCGTGTCCCGccgtgcggtgcggtgcgcggCCTAACCCTAAAACTAGTTGGAGAAGACGACGAGGGAGAGGCACCTAGCGTAACCACCGGCTCTTATCCCAGCAGCTGCTGCACCGACAGCCTCTTCTTAATGGCGCGAGCTGCGAGTGGTTGGCGGTGGCGccaaagaaaaagaagagaggaagagagacgCAGCAGCGGGCAGTTAATAAGGCTGaattatttttttaattatATAATACAACTCACCGCAAACGTCTCGCTGTCGATGAGAACATCGCCTAGCACGAAATCGAACTAGAATATAAATACATCACTGCGAACCCTTTCTTATAAGGCTGGATTGGTAGGTTAGATTAGATAAGCACCCCGCGCTCGGTTTCATCAGCTGCCAGACGTGACTGCTGACGGCTGACGCACTCACCCGCAGCAGAGCCATTACAGAATAATACAACTCctgttttgttaaaaaaaaaacttgatGCCATGGTTAATGAAGCGGTAGCAGTGATGTGGTACCGGTGCAGCTCTACTACCCTGGAACTTTGGAATTCATCCAGGACACGGAGCAACATGGGAATGCAAATTCAGGATCGCAAACCTAGTCTTTCGAGAGAAAAAAAGGTCACAAATCTAGCAGCGGCTCGTTAGTAGTGACGGAGATTGCAAATCGATATCACTTATGGTAGGGCACACGTGCTTCATCAGGCCATCACACCAATCGGACAGCTCTATAAAAGATCTTGCAGCTTTCTTGAATATTTCATGAACTCCATTCTCTCTCTCGCCCATACTAAGGACCCTTCTAAACACTGTCCGTCTATAAAAATAGGATGTGGATGCGCATGTGCCTGGGGCACGCTAATTTACGGCCGACGCTCCGTACGGCCAATTTCCGACAGGTAGTTAAATTATCGTCTGTATATCCTCCAACCCAGATATTATTTTCACGTATCTCTTTTTGTCTTTCTGCTTTGATAAAAAGTATATacacaaatattacaaatatttATATAcacaaagtttgatcaaatcaCAAAGATAAAAAATTGTAGAAAGAGAAAATTATATAAAAGGTCAGAAATAAAAATTAGCAAAAAGAAATGGGAAAAAAGTTTGGGAAAAATTTTGAGGCAAACTTTCAATGAAACTTCAAAAAATCTTGAACAAAATTTTAGGAGAAAAATTTGGAAAACAAATTTAAGAAAAATTTGGGAGAAAACTTCGAGGAAAAAATGCAGAAGCAAAAAATTTGAAAGAAAAACTTAAGGTCAAACTTGGGAGAtaaaaattttcaaaaaaaCTTTTAGAAAACAAAAAATCAAAAGCAAAATTTAATATttagtttggaagaaaaattTGGAGAACAAATTTAGTCACTCTTGGAACTGggcaaggaaaagaaaataaaaaagggAGGGAAATTACGCTGGAGGAGGGGGAAGGTGGTGGGTGGCTCCCGTTATAGAAATTTAATCACTCTTAGAGAGGAGTATCGACCGACTGCAGATTCAGCGTTGGGTGTGCATGGCCGTGATTATAGAGTTGAGCGTGAACTTATACGAGTCGTTTCTAGACGAAAAAAAAAGCTCTGACTGACTCTGACTGGCAGTGACATGTCAAAATGACGCGTGCGGCGTGCCGTGGCTCGTACCCGTATATGCATACGCTGGCGAGGGGAAAACCTGGCACCCACCACCTCCTGTCCACCGACAGCTCATCGCTGACGGCGACACCCCGCAACCGCAGTGAAGCCAAGCCAAGCCACCATCACCGCCTCGCCTCCTGTCGCCTCCTCCCACTCCTCTAGTCCTCTCCCCTGCCTGCCACCCCTTTTGACTCCTCGCCCTCACTCTCCTCCACCTCGCTGCCAAGCAATCACTCCCACTAGCTTTCCCCACCGCCGCCTGGCTGCCTCCCCTGGTCCGCTCCTGTTCTCGATCTCTCCCCGTTCCTCCTCCTGACCGAGCCGCCGGGCGTGGAcacaaaggcggcggcggcggcggcgctgcgggtggTGGACGGCTAAATGGGGACGGGGGGCTCGCGGGCGCCGGCCCTGGCGCTCGCCTTGCTTCTCGCCTGCGCCCACGTCACCCTCGTCGCGGCGCAGGACACCGAGCGCATCGAAGGTACGCGGCGCGGGACTgctccctttcccctctctaATCTCTATCTGTTCCTTCCGTCTGGCCTGCTGTGGAAATTGTGGAGGTGAGCGGGCGGGTAGTTGGCGAGATCTGCGGTTATATCAGCTCTTAGCACGGGCGGCTGTTACGCTTTCCATTTTTTTTTATTACATGACGATTCAGCGAACTAGCTCCTGCACTCAGTTCACTGCTCAGCATGCACAGTGAAATTCCATCCCGGCGATGAACACCACAACATCTTGAGATCAACATATTACATTTTGATTATACTTTGGGCTGCGTGCTCCGCAATAGATTATGATCCTCAACTTGCCTATGCTGACCGGCTGAGCATAAGTGAAGTCCGATTCTTTTTCTAACTATGGCCAAGCTAGATACACTGTCCAGTAGCAAACTTTTGTAGCCGCTAGTCTGGCATCGTGAGTTACCAGATAGCAAGGGAATACACCTCAGGTCCTAGAAATTAGCAAACTTGCCGATCCTTTTGGATTGGAGTCCACTAATTACTCACATTGAATTACTGAACTCTTGATACAACAACCAGGGATTCTCAAAACCCTTGCTTTATGTGATATTTTAGCTACATCTTACTAAAACAATTATGTTGCTGGTTAGCACAGTGCGCATTATGCTTTGGCGGTTTCTCATCAAAGTTCGTAGCTTGCATGCTGTGGCTACTAGTTAGTGTAGCTTGGACTGCTATTTGCTGGGACAGAAGAATGGCATTTGAATGCCTGTTTGAATCCATTGAATTAGGATTGTGGTATTACAGTACATAATTCTCACATTTTCTTTGCGGTTGCTATCAAATTTCAGGAAGTGCTGGTGATGTGCTAGAAGATGATCCTGTCGGGAGGCTCAAGGTGTATGTGTATGAGTTGCCCACCAAGTACAACAAAAAGATGGTGGCCAAGGATTCTAGATGCCTCAGCCACATGTTTGCTGCAGAGATCTTCATGCACCGGTTCCTATTGTCTAGTGCAATCCGGACTTTAAATCCAGAAGAAGCTGATTGGTTCTATACTCCAGTATACACAACATGTGACCTTACCCCATGGGGTCACCCCTTGCCCTTCAAGTCTCCAAGGATAATGAGAAGCGCAATTCAGTTCATTTCCAAGCGCTGGCCATACTGGAACAGGACAGAGGGAGCAGATCATTTCTTTGTTGTCCCACATGACTTTGGTGCATGCTTCCATTACCAGGTGAGTTGTGGAGCCATAAACCATGAATCCTCATATGTTTTACCAACGCAACATGGAATGAACCTAGTCTGGAAACTCATAAAATGGAATCCCAGGCCACTCGTTCCCCCTACACAATATTTTATCATTCTATTCATGTTTACTTCTAGGATCATTCATCTAGTGTGCATTCAAATATTCCATTTGTTCAGGAAGAGAAGGCTATTGAGCGAGGAGTCCTTCCATTGCTTTCCCGTGCAACACTGGTCCAGACTTTTGGGCAGAAAGATCATGTATGCCTAAAGGAAGGCTCCATCACCATCCCACCATATGCTCCCCCGCAGAAGATGAAAACTCACCTTGTTCCCCCAGAGACCCCTCGTTCAATCTTTGTCTATTTCCGTGGTTTATTCTATGATACTGCAAATGATCCTGAGGGTGGTTACTATGCAAGGTACGCATCTAAATTCTGTACCTGACAAGGAGTCTTATGAATTATTGAATCAAACGTCTTGACACACCTACCATGTGCCACACAGGGGTGCCCGTGCATCAGTCTGGGAGAACTTCAAGAACAACCCGCTGTTCGACATCTCGACAGACCACCCACCAACTTACTATGAGGACATGCAGCGAGCCGTCTTCTGCTTGTGCCCACTGGGCTGGGCCCCATGGAGCCCCCGTTTGGTGGAGGCGGTGGTCTTTGGCTGCATCCCCGTGATCATCGCTGATGACATTGTCCTTCCCTTTGCGGACGCCATCCCATGGGAGGAGATTGGTGTCTTTGTGGCTGAGGACGATGTCCCCAAGCTGGACACCATCCTGACCTCCATACCGATGGAAGTGATCCTCCGGAAGCAGAGGCTGCTCGCGAACCCATCGATGAAGCAGGCCATGCTGTTCCCGCAGCCCGCCCAGCCCGGTGACGCCTTCCACCAGATCCTGAACGGGCTGGCGCGGAAGCTGCCGCACGGCAAGGACGTGTTCCTGAAGCCCGGGCAGAAGGTGCTGAACTGGACCGAGGGCCCCCGAGGCGATCTGAAGCCGTGGTAGGTATATATAGTGGCATGCCAGCATCACCATTGCTGGTGTTCTCGTGCAAACACCACAGCCAGTGAACCAGAAGTCCGGAAGAGAGGCTGATCAACGAGGATGGATGACGCTGATGAAGTGAACCAAGCCATTAAATCATTGAATGCGAAGCCCTTTCACTTCCTTCTCCCCTGCCGTGCTTCTCTTTGAGGCAATGTGGCGTGCTTTCCCTGTATGACAGCGCCTATTTTAGCCTTTATTTAGTGTTAGCCTAGATGGTGGGAAATGTAATGTATGGCCGGTGTATCATATGCATGATATTATACAGTCGCAGGTTTACGATGGGGAAAATAAcgctatctccagcgatatcctctaaACCGGTCTGGAGGACACTGTAGCTCCTGTAACGCTCCAGCGGTGGTCTCTATAGCGTGCGGTAAAATAGGGGAGGAGCtctgcgtcccgcacagaggcGCGCACGACCGGCGTCCTCCATCCCGAGCAGCGCACGACGAGCAAGGCGGCtcccgcgcgcggcgcggcggggcggggcgcgggaggggTGGCGGGGCGCCGCGCTGCGGGGCGCGAGGCAGCTcccgcgcgcggggcggcgggcggcgctgcggggcgcgAGGCGGCTCGCGCGCGGGGcgagggaggggcggcgggccgcgggagggGCTGCTGGGCGCGgcaggcggcggggcgcggcgctgcggggcgcgAGGCGGCTcccgcgcgcggggcggcggggcgcggcgctgcggggcgcgggaggcggcTCACGCGGGCGGCACGCCGGGGAGcgggaggcggcgacggcgccgttCGGCGTTGCGACAGGTGAAACGGAGGTTGGAAGAAAGGATAGAAAAGtaagattgtggggtatagaagatggaaatagaggatgttgttggagttaagtttggtatagagaatgaagttgatatggaggaAAAAAGAAGGggatgggatttggaggatatcgctggagatagcctaaggTTAGGTCCGATGCAGGAACCTGCAAAATGCTGTGCTTTTCAGTACTGGATTCCGAGTCAGAATGGTATCATGTGTTGTTAGTGTAGTGACAAGTAAAAGGACTAAACCCAAATCAAATCCGTACTGGATTTTGAGACAATGGTATCATGTGTTCTTGCTGTAATGACAAGCAAGGATTAAACCCAGATCAAATCCGCCGCCAGTCCATAGATCCAAAACCAGGAGAGGCTTGGGCAGGGCAAAAGAGCCAAAGAGGAATGGGCATGTACGAAGTTGTTGGTGAGCGTGAGAAGGACGCAACCAATGTTTCATCTTGACGTAACCATGTTGATGATGGTGCACAGACGCAGACCGGAGAGAGGAGAGATGCTCAGATGCTACTCAGCCGGAGGGAGGGAAGGGGATCACAAATTTCCAACTCCAACTCGCAAGTCGCAACAGCAACGCGTCCTGTGTCGACGCCTCGAGGATTGAAGCCTGGAAACAGAGGCGCTCGTTCAGTATAgccgaggggaggggaaggCGATGCGTAGTAGTACCATGGTATCAATGGCGATGTTCGTAGCCTCCAGGGGGGTTCCGGCGTCGGCGCCGGAGAAGCCTGGCCGGGCCGTCTGGGCGGCAGGCAAGATGATGGGCCACAACTTTACTAGGGGCCAGGGCGTACATCTTAGATGAGCTCAAAGAGATTATATAATAATAATAGCTAAGTTAAACATCAGCGGGGATAGCTCAGCTGGGAGAGCGTCAGACTGAAGATCTGAAGGTCGCGTGTTCGATCCACGCTCACCGCAATCGGTTATTTTTAATATTTTTCATTAAATTTTGTTTCACTTATTTTATTATCTTTCAttcctttctcttcttttttttcactGTTTTCTTggcttttttttgttttttatttTAACTAGACTACACGGATCAAGACAAATCCATTTTGCACCTGCTCTTGACTTGGGCAAAACTATATGTTATTCCAAGTCCGTTTTATGTTCTTGACATTATGTCACCCTTGTGCTTGTTGCCCGGTCACGGTCTTGACAAGTTCTAGAACATGGGTTCATGTCATGGCGTCATCTTATATGAGCACGCCCTCACGTTACTtggttttcctttttctttttcaaaaatcTAACTATACCTTAAGCCGTTCACAAAAGGAATATTTTCGCCATGAAAACAGACTTACATGTCACCGCATCTGTACGTGTTGTAACTTTAGTTCCGTGACGATAAATTTTTTGCTGACGTGAAAGCTAGCGAAGTTTTTAAAAAGAAAAGGCAGAGGCATATGGTATGACACAAAGTTTTGAAAAAGGAGTTCAAAAGactttttttatataaaaaaatcGAAAGGATGTAGGACAATGAATGGTGGAACAAGGTGGCCCGATCCGTACGCAGCTTTTATTTTTTTGCTGGTTTTATTTAAACCTGCCGTGCATGATGTAGCACGTAGAGTAGGCATCACCACATGAACGGAGTTAATGGGCTCGTTAACGGCCAGAGCCCCCGGGTGCACCGACACGGCGACACGATGCGCGGCCGTTGATGGCGCCGCACCATTTACCAGGGAGCGCCTGCGGCGTCCTGGTGTCTGCTGCGTTCTGCAACGCAGGCGCCGGAGGGGAAGGCAGCGGCCAGGCAGAGCCCAGCGggccaggagggcaggccgcgCCGGCGCGCGCTGCATGCGGGCAACGTGGGTGAAGATTCCTCGTCCGCGCTGTCGCGGCCTCCTTGGCAGGAAGAGGATCAGAGTGCAGTTGGGTCACTGAGGTGTGGGGCCGGGTCCACACGTCAGTGACCACGCACTACTGCAGAGGAATCCCGTTCCCTTCGCAGGCGCAGCTCCCGGTGCTGTGCAAGTAGTAGCTCTCGCCGCGGCGTGGCGTCACCATCGGCGTCACATGCGTGGCCGACGACGGATGGCCTGTGGCCGGTGGGCTTATCTAAACTAAGCAGAGCAGGTAGTAAGCGAGAGCAGCCAGCCCCGTAATGGCGGAGGGGAGGACGGGAGGAGGCAGCCTATTCGTTGGAGCAGTGCGTGAGCGGGTGAGCAGGGGCCAACCACCCAGAGCAGTGACAGTGAGCCAGCCACCTAACGGCACGGCACCTTTTTTCTCTACCTCTTGGGATTTCTCTCTCGACCGAATGATTTGTGGTGATCTTATGCACTGATTCGAGCATAAGATGTCAAGattagctgctgctgctgctgctacagcTCGAGGGTGTGGTGTCCTGCACGTGCACCTCATCTCTCCGAACGTGGCTAGCTCCTTTGTGGCACCTGCGCTTTTATCAGACTTTATGGTTTTAAAAACACAGCAGGAACGCTGCATCGCTGTAGGCAGCAAGCAACATGATTAGAGGGTTGTACTGTACCAGCATTAGCACGACGAGGCCACGAGCATGTGCCGATCGGGTTGGACCCGGACCCGGTCGCCTCCTTCCCTTGTTTTCGTATCACGCCACCCGCCGCGTGCGACCCGTGTAACCGCGCTGCACCcgctcctttttcctttttctcctcctcctcctcttcttcccccgcccgcccgccctccCCCCGCGTGCGGGCGAGAGCACCAGCAGATTCCGCTTCcaattccgccgccgccgcggccttgaCCGCCTCGCCTCACCCGTCGCCACCGGCCTGGTCACCTCCCATTCTACTCCGTGCCATAGGGGCCTGACAGGGACAGCCTACCGGCCCAGCGGAGGACGGCGTCAGGACAAGTGCTCCCGAGCAACAAGTATACCGGCAGCGCTTCGCTGCCGCTCGGTGCTCGAGCTCCACATACACCAGCAGGCTGCTGCAGCAGCACGCCAGCACGAGCGGGagcgggagggaggagggagcgcTAGCTGCTTGATTCGGTCAACTCCTGCGCGCCCGCGGCAGGATCAAGGCCAATGGGGCGGCAGCGGAggccgtgggcggcggcggccgccgccgctgttctGCTCGTCGCATCCTGCGTCGCGGCGGCgccgctgcagcagcagcacaagCACGCCAGGATCTCAGGtacgcgcccgccgcccgcttcctcctcctcggTTTTGAAATCGCTCGCGGTCGTGGTCGACtggtcggcggcgcgcgcgagggTGGCTCCCGAGAACCAGAGCCAGCCCTACCTGGTCCCTCCCCCCGAGATTCAGATTTGGCAGCCCCGCCTCCTCCAAATTGCAATGCCGCCGCCTGATTTGGCCGGAATCGATTCCGCTGGttcgcggcgccgccgccccgcgatCCCTGCGCCCGACAGCTCACGCTCCGATTTTGATCCGGGTTTCGTGCTCGCAGCCACCGCATTCCGATggtccctcccctcccctcccctcccctccccggcCGCTTGGGCCTGgcgtccgccgccgcgcacgcagTCGGGAATCGACAAGCCTCTTCTGGGATCAATCAATCGCGGTGGCTGTCTCTAACGGCTGCCGTGTGCGGCCCGCCCGCCCTGTGATCCACCATGTGGCCGCTGCCTCGCACCAGCTGTACAGAGCTGTACCTGCACTGGCACTCTGGTGCCAGCAACTAGCATAAACCACTAGAATTACTGTAGGTAGGAAGGAATAAATGCTATCTTCTGCTTAATTGCCTTCTGCCAGCGAGGGTTGGTAGCCGAAGTGAAGCTTGTACCATTGCCATGGCATTGCTAGCCTGCTATCCCTGATACTGCATTGCATCGGGTCATGCTTGCTACTAGGTCACAGTTAGCAGTGTGGATCATGGTTCAGATCTCTAGCTCTGACTGTACTGTACTGTaccgtcttcttcttccccattACGCATCCATAGTGCTGCTTCAAGCTAGGACGAACCAACAGCTTCCAGAACTGGCATTTCTTGTGGGGAGAACTACTGGAGCGTGCGCCTAACATGCAAGATCGTGTTTAATTTAATTAGTTGCATTTTTGGGGCCTGCAACGCAAGAGCTTGTATTGGTATAGTTGTAACTATAAAGAAAGGATAAGTGGCAGCTAGATCGAGCGGTGGCCATCCACTCACTCAACTGACCACTGGCGCTTTCAGTAATTCTTTTTCTTGAACCGGACATGCTAACGACCAGATTAGTACCGATAAAGAAAGGGATAAGAATAACGTACCGTATCGTTAAAGTAGAGACCACTTGATTCTATTGATTAAAGTTCAAATTTCGTGGTTGGTGGACTGCCGAAAGCAACGACTCCACCAACGATTGTAGTACTCATCACTAGTGATTTCTTGCAGCATGAACTGAAACATCATTGTGTTTACCTTGTCTGAAATCTGAAACCCTGTTACTACAGAAACTGATTCAGTAAAGATCTGCACATTTTAGTTTAGCACATTGCATCGATAATATCAGTTACATGAATGATAAATCTACTTATTTCTGAAGAATGAACTGCATGCGAAATGATTTGTTGCTGACATGAAGTAATGAACGAACGAACAATGGCTGCCTGCAGGAGACGCCGGCGGCGTGCTGGATGACAACCCGGTGGGGAAGCTGAAGGTGTTCGTGTACGAGATGCCGCGCAAGTACAACCAGATGCTGCTGGCCAAGGACAGCCGGTGCCTGCATCACATGTTCGCGGCCGAGATCTTCATGCACCAGTTCCTGCTGTCCAGCGCGGTGCGGACGCTGGACCCGGAGGAGGCCGACTGGTTCTACACCCCCGTCTACACCACCTGCGACCTCACGCCGCAGGGCTTCCCCCTCCCGTTCCGGGCGCCGCGGATCATGCGCAGCGCCATCAAGTACGTCGCCACCACGTGGCCCTACTGGAACAGGACCGAGGGCGCCGACCACTTCTTCCTCACGCCCCACGACTTCGGCGCCTGCTTCCACTACCAGGTAAGATACTAGTAACCAGAGCTCTGCTAGCGCCCCATTGCCGGATGCATCAGGAATTCAGGCTGCAGAACTGGATTGAAATGGTGAACTGGTTGCGATTGATCAGGAGGAGCGGGCGATGGAGAGGGGCATCCTGCCGCTGCTCCGGCGCGCGACGCTGGTGCAGACGTTCGGGCAGCGGAACCACGTGTGCTTGCAGGACGGATCCATCACCATCCCGCCCTACGCCAACCCGCACAAGATGCAGGCGCACCTCATCAACCCCGGCACGCCGCGCTCCATCTTCGTCTACTTCCGCGGCCTCTTCTACGACATGGGCAACGACCCCGAGGGCGGCTACTACGCCAGGTAATAGTCCATTTTTCTTGTTGGATTTCTTGCAGCTCCCAGTCAGTTCCCGTGGATGCACTGACCATGGAGTACATGTACGGATGCAGGGGCGCGCGCGCGTCGGTGTGGGAGAACTTCAAGGACAACCCGCTGTTCGACATCTCGACGGAGCACCCGTCGACGTACTACGAGGACATGCAGCGCGCCATCTTCTGCCTGTGCCCGCTGGGGTGGGCGCCGTGGAGCCCGCGGCTGGTGGAGGCGGTGGTGTTCGGCTGCATCCCGGTGATCATCGCCGACGACATCGTGCTGCCCTTCGC
Protein-coding sequences here:
- the LOC112895312 gene encoding probable glucuronosyltransferase Os01g0926600, with the translated sequence MGTGGSRAPALALALLLACAHVTLVAAQDTERIEGSAGDVLEDDPVGRLKVYVYELPTKYNKKMVAKDSRCLSHMFAAEIFMHRFLLSSAIRTLNPEEADWFYTPVYTTCDLTPWGHPLPFKSPRIMRSAIQFISKRWPYWNRTEGADHFFVVPHDFGACFHYQEEKAIERGVLPLLSRATLVQTFGQKDHVCLKEGSITIPPYAPPQKMKTHLVPPETPRSIFVYFRGLFYDTANDPEGGYYARGARASVWENFKNNPLFDISTDHPPTYYEDMQRAVFCLCPLGWAPWSPRLVEAVVFGCIPVIIADDIVLPFADAIPWEEIGVFVAEDDVPKLDTILTSIPMEVILRKQRLLANPSMKQAMLFPQPAQPGDAFHQILNGLARKLPHGKDVFLKPGQKVLNWTEGPRGDLKPW
- the LOC112895861 gene encoding probable glucuronosyltransferase Os01g0926400 isoform X1; translated protein: MGRQRRPWAAAAAAAVLLVASCVAAAPLQQQHKHARISGDAGGVLDDNPVGKLKVFVYEMPRKYNQMLLAKDSRCLHHMFAAEIFMHQFLLSSAVRTLDPEEADWFYTPVYTTCDLTPQGFPLPFRAPRIMRSAIKYVATTWPYWNRTEGADHFFLTPHDFGACFHYQEERAMERGILPLLRRATLVQTFGQRNHVCLQDGSITIPPYANPHKMQAHLINPGTPRSIFVYFRGLFYDMGNDPEGGYYARGARASVWENFKDNPLFDISTEHPSTYYEDMQRAIFCLCPLGWAPWSPRLVEAVVFGCIPVIIADDIVLPFADAIPWEQISVFVAERDVPRLDSILTSIPLQDILRKQRLLAGASVKQALLFHQPARPGDAFDQVLNGLARKLPHGKGVFLQPGEKVLDWDAGLESDLKPW
- the LOC112895861 gene encoding probable glucuronosyltransferase Os01g0926400 isoform X2 translates to MLTTRLVPIKKGIRITYHAGGVLDDNPVGKLKVFVYEMPRKYNQMLLAKDSRCLHHMFAAEIFMHQFLLSSAVRTLDPEEADWFYTPVYTTCDLTPQGFPLPFRAPRIMRSAIKYVATTWPYWNRTEGADHFFLTPHDFGACFHYQEERAMERGILPLLRRATLVQTFGQRNHVCLQDGSITIPPYANPHKMQAHLINPGTPRSIFVYFRGLFYDMGNDPEGGYYARGARASVWENFKDNPLFDISTEHPSTYYEDMQRAIFCLCPLGWAPWSPRLVEAVVFGCIPVIIADDIVLPFADAIPWEQISVFVAERDVPRLDSILTSIPLQDILRKQRLLAGASVKQALLFHQPARPGDAFDQVLNGLARKLPHGKGVFLQPGEKVLDWDAGLESDLKPW